In a genomic window of Bacillus rossius redtenbacheri isolate Brsri chromosome 4 unlocalized genomic scaffold, Brsri_v3 Brsri_v3_scf4_2, whole genome shotgun sequence:
- the LOC134542292 gene encoding uncharacterized protein LOC134542292 produces the protein MPNWAPVQKILRHIHHEKSIPVIAVQKLREHSTYNVHKRSDNHEKSRLVVFVGLVLNILVGNSYQGSLTSVLTTPHYYPDMNTIDELMQSELGITAMATFNGMDLDLSDTDDEYMFELLRRVVFVRDLQEAMRMVAVHRNACRFTESNVAILEARQPEWISDGQPLTHIIKDCAFRLPVSYFASSASSPFLARFSTLVQRLVSGGLYIKWFDDFTQESQKAFLRELSKAKQR, from the exons ATGCCCAACTGGGCACCAGTCCAGAAAATTCTCAGGCACATCCACCATGAAAAGTCCATCCCCGTGATCGCTGTTCAGAAACTGAGAGAACATTCAACATACAATGTTCATAAGCGCTCAGACAATCATGAAAAGAGC AGGTTGGTGGTATTCGTGGGTCTGGTTTTAAACATCTTGGTGGGGAACAGTTACCAAGGATCTCTGACCAGCGTCCTCACCACACCCCACTACTACCCCGACATGAACACCATAGATGAGCTCATGCAGTCAGAGCTGGGCATTACAGCAATGGCCACGTTCAACGGCATGGACCTCGACTTGTCCGACACCGACGACGAGTACATGTTTGAACTATTGAGAAGAGTAGTGTTTGTTCGGGATCTGCAGGAGGCCATGCGCATGGTCGCCGTGCACAGGAACGCCTGCAGATTCACCGAGAGCAACGTGGCCATCCTCGAGGCGAGGCAGCCGGAGTGGATCAGCGACGGCCAACCTCTGACACACATCATCAAAGATTGTGCATTCCGTTTACCTGTTAGCTACTTTGCTTCATCTGCTTCATCACCTTTTCTTGCTAGGTTCAGCACGCTTGTCCAGAGACTTGTTTCTGGAGGGTTATACATTAAGTGGTTTGATGACTTCACACAGGAATCACAGAAGGCATTTTTGAGGGAACTGTCGAAAGCGAAA CAAAGATAA